From a region of the Burkholderia sp. PAMC 26561 genome:
- a CDS encoding IclR family transcriptional regulator encodes MPTPADNPRPKESEGVAVIDRACAILFAFRPDDDALTLAELAARTGLYKSTLLRLAGALIQHRLLLRLDDGRYQLGPSTFMLGAVYQRSLNLADILVPLMRELAEISGESVSFYVRDDAVRVCLHRVDSTHAVRYHVREGDVLPLESGSGGMALLAFGGKEGEAFEQIREDFYYVSMGERDRETAGVSMPVFGVRQTLRGVITLAGPSSRIDRTFVDRNLGALFDCAARATDALGGDARALREAQRRAAEVHAK; translated from the coding sequence ATGCCAACGCCCGCCGATAACCCGCGCCCAAAGGAAAGCGAAGGCGTTGCTGTCATCGACCGTGCGTGTGCGATCCTGTTCGCTTTCCGTCCCGACGACGACGCCCTGACGCTCGCCGAACTCGCAGCCAGAACAGGCCTCTATAAAAGCACGTTGTTGCGGCTTGCCGGCGCGCTGATCCAGCATCGCTTGCTGCTGCGTCTGGACGATGGCCGCTATCAGCTAGGCCCGTCCACCTTCATGCTCGGCGCGGTGTATCAACGCAGCCTGAATCTCGCCGATATCCTCGTTCCGCTCATGCGCGAACTCGCCGAGATCAGCGGCGAAAGCGTGTCGTTCTATGTTCGGGATGATGCGGTGCGCGTGTGTCTGCATCGTGTGGATTCGACGCATGCCGTGCGTTATCACGTGCGTGAAGGCGATGTCCTGCCCCTGGAAAGCGGCTCGGGCGGGATGGCGTTGCTGGCGTTCGGCGGCAAGGAAGGCGAAGCCTTCGAGCAGATTCGCGAAGACTTTTATTATGTATCGATGGGCGAACGCGACCGCGAAACCGCAGGAGTATCGATGCCCGTTTTCGGCGTGCGCCAGACCTTACGCGGCGTGATCACGCTTGCGGGTCCGAGCTCGCGTATCGATCGGACTTTCGTGGACCGGAATCTCGGCGCGCTGTTCGACTGCGCCGCGCGAGCCACCGATGCGCTAGGCGGCGACGCCCGCGCGCTGCGCGAGGCGCAACGTCGCGCCGCCGAAGTTCACGCCAAATGA
- a CDS encoding GntR family transcriptional regulator, with protein MSVDIGLVRPETLRHQVENVIRQAIVSGRFAPGARLIERELCETLGVSRTSVREALRRLEAEKLVLSVPHRGPVVAIMSKQEATELYAIRGLLEGFAAREFARIADDAAIVRFGEKAKALRVQALAQDRAGALKAKTELYDVLLDNCGNGLVKEILTTLYSRVNLLRATSLMHPDRLPTSLREIDELFKALKARDASAAEAAARLHVSNAEKAAMRMLDEADGEAE; from the coding sequence ATGTCAGTCGATATAGGTTTGGTGCGACCGGAAACGTTGCGTCACCAGGTGGAAAACGTGATTCGACAGGCCATCGTGTCTGGGCGTTTTGCACCGGGCGCGCGGCTGATCGAACGCGAGTTGTGCGAAACGCTGGGCGTGAGTCGAACGTCAGTCCGGGAGGCGTTGCGACGGCTCGAAGCGGAGAAGCTTGTGCTCAGCGTGCCGCACAGAGGGCCTGTTGTCGCGATCATGTCGAAGCAGGAAGCGACGGAGCTTTACGCTATTCGCGGGTTGCTGGAAGGTTTTGCCGCGCGGGAATTTGCGCGCATTGCGGACGATGCCGCGATTGTTCGGTTTGGCGAGAAAGCCAAGGCGTTGCGCGTGCAGGCGCTGGCTCAGGACCGGGCCGGCGCGCTCAAGGCGAAGACCGAACTCTACGATGTGCTGCTGGACAATTGCGGCAATGGCCTCGTGAAGGAAATCCTCACGACTCTCTATTCGCGCGTGAATCTCTTGCGCGCAACATCACTGATGCACCCCGACCGTTTGCCGACCAGCCTCCGCGAAATCGATGAATTGTTCAAAGCTTTGAAAGCGCGCGATGCAAGCGCGGCGGAAGCTGCGGCGCGTTTGCATGTGTCGAATGCGGAAAAAGCTGCAATGCGCATGCTCGATGAGGCGGACGGCGAAGCCGAATAG
- a CDS encoding replication protein O, with protein sequence MLIAQHSVAGEGVVCPLPLHNDSVSTDQIALNEFLAGQSNLPWVVFRAAHRAANYPTLPARARAVLAALARTVDANDPYASIFARRELLTGRAMQSMRTFYRSLDDLETAGLIERAPQKRYGTAGLFGRAYLHLTERSAMVLGYISASVETESAEEPAESQDSRPAVLDSTFETPCVSVADGAIYKDLFPKNQKRQPGRLPADLERLLSLGFRQFLIFKLMREAKTHAKLLSDVVEATWDHLKQAKRPISYLRALLRSPVDFSHQIRAKHAADERKTREAKHAAQVELSVSESAGKTFIDNEESKLIVVSSDAQSISVHYRREVSPRVATGQWAESFVAAIRTNTLKEATFEQIKDFQRNRPNAVIRPVDAQTEATAEAQARTRTADIGDRLNEMKRTLRAACAGVSRAAKGGFPDDDRSQNRAGKPKGYGVQAVV encoded by the coding sequence ATGCTTATCGCGCAACATTCCGTTGCTGGCGAGGGGGTCGTGTGCCCTCTCCCACTTCACAACGATTCCGTCAGTACCGATCAAATCGCGCTGAATGAATTTCTAGCAGGTCAATCGAACCTTCCCTGGGTCGTGTTCCGAGCAGCGCATCGTGCGGCAAATTATCCGACGCTTCCAGCACGAGCACGAGCCGTATTGGCTGCGCTCGCGCGAACCGTCGATGCCAACGACCCCTACGCATCCATATTCGCTCGCCGAGAATTACTCACGGGTCGAGCCATGCAATCAATGCGGACGTTCTACCGGAGTCTGGACGATCTCGAGACAGCGGGCTTGATTGAACGCGCTCCCCAGAAACGCTATGGCACCGCTGGCTTGTTCGGCCGAGCCTATCTTCATTTGACCGAGCGCTCGGCAATGGTCCTGGGATACATCTCCGCGTCCGTTGAAACTGAGTCTGCTGAAGAGCCCGCTGAATCGCAGGATAGCCGTCCCGCTGTACTGGATTCAACGTTTGAGACCCCGTGTGTCAGCGTGGCAGACGGAGCTATATATAAGGATCTATTCCCTAAGAATCAAAAGAGACAACCAGGACGCCTCCCTGCCGACCTCGAACGCCTGCTGAGCTTGGGTTTTCGTCAATTTTTGATTTTCAAACTGATGCGCGAAGCGAAAACGCACGCCAAGTTGCTTTCCGATGTTGTTGAAGCAACCTGGGACCATCTGAAGCAAGCCAAGCGCCCCATAAGTTACTTGCGGGCACTGCTGCGCTCGCCTGTCGACTTCAGTCATCAGATCCGCGCAAAGCATGCGGCCGATGAACGCAAAACGCGCGAAGCCAAGCACGCCGCACAGGTCGAACTCAGTGTTAGTGAATCCGCCGGGAAGACGTTCATCGATAACGAGGAAAGCAAACTCATCGTAGTTTCGAGCGATGCACAATCGATCTCGGTTCACTACCGTCGGGAAGTTTCGCCGCGTGTTGCAACCGGCCAGTGGGCTGAATCGTTCGTCGCAGCGATCAGGACGAACACGCTGAAAGAAGCGACCTTCGAGCAGATTAAAGATTTCCAGCGAAATCGGCCGAATGCCGTTATCCGACCCGTGGATGCGCAAACCGAAGCAACCGCAGAAGCGCAAGCGCGCACTCGAACCGCTGATATCGGCGACCGACTCAACGAAATGAAACGTACACTCAGGGCCGCGTGCGCCGGTGTCTCTCGTGCTGCCAAGGGCGGATTTCCCGACGACGATCGATCACAGAATCGCGCCGGTAAGCCGAAAGGGTATGGTGTTCAAGCGGTCGTTTAG
- the parS gene encoding type II RES/Xre toxin-antitoxin system antitoxin, with the protein MTAVVFKPTGSVNPKRAEFALLTELLDASIHSGLDLAELAAERVAVDVIDRLSAHGLKADELSFIIPRRTLTHRRQNQERLSTDESDKAIRLAKLVAQSDTVFDNQDKSMQWLRSPQRRFGGKTALDMASTEHGARLVEEALVQLDEGYFG; encoded by the coding sequence ATGACCGCCGTCGTTTTCAAACCCACCGGGTCCGTCAATCCAAAGCGGGCCGAGTTCGCGCTGCTCACCGAGTTGCTCGATGCATCGATCCACTCCGGACTGGATCTCGCGGAACTCGCGGCCGAGCGGGTTGCGGTTGACGTTATCGACCGGTTGTCGGCTCATGGCCTGAAAGCAGACGAGCTGAGCTTCATCATTCCGCGGCGAACGCTCACGCATCGCCGGCAGAATCAGGAACGTCTCTCGACCGATGAATCCGACAAAGCCATCCGCCTAGCTAAACTCGTCGCGCAGTCCGACACGGTTTTTGACAATCAGGACAAGTCGATGCAATGGCTGAGAAGCCCGCAACGCCGCTTTGGCGGAAAGACGGCGCTCGACATGGCTAGCACCGAACACGGCGCGCGCCTGGTCGAAGAAGCACTGGTGCAACTCGACGAAGGGTACTTCGGCTGA
- a CDS encoding phage integrase family protein has product MLAAPNPPSTRNAESRTSIKRLTREHFALYRGYLDGVSVEQLHATYGDATTDVRATRRLIGLLRDTLSSAARRTRDVEATHLLRLRPGSIPERIAESVTPTLEAYREAIDPHGFHSEAELLELYRAEYSQENFPLDRRASRNARLRRRQADALARMESSLVQAPQPSHPVSSWLEPAIADRLQRAHIYTLADLLGFIERRGHRWHTGVERVGPKAAQRITDWLSLHTDSLRHTLSKRAVTPRRRLPGNDPALARPRVTGIVPLEALEVPHELDGSAGINRADQTPSDAGFLTDLQAIDAWLTSVQRSVHTVRAYRREAERLLLWAIHTKEKALSSLDSPDCAEYIESFLTDPQPAAQWVGGGKIERTHPDWRPFIGGLSERSRETARAILHAMCEWLVNQRYLASNPFVCCAPVTTGPRIDVAGRSLSHSQWRAIVQASTRVLYSGQELRDFLALSLAYSTGLRRAELAGASTGQLTQATSLEPGGDRWHLVIIGTRRSDRRIPIPDSVMALLIASLQARGLPGNPAKCASDTPLLANSRTGRALTPDGIGQIFRRLLLGPKPGMAHALLSADAKSRNPSTHWIRHTHSHHALERGADCREIQARLGHAHLSTTRLYLRAAAVGANQSR; this is encoded by the coding sequence ATGTTGGCTGCTCCGAACCCGCCATCCACACGCAACGCCGAAAGCCGTACGTCAATAAAGCGGCTCACGCGCGAGCATTTCGCGTTGTATCGCGGGTATCTGGACGGCGTATCGGTCGAGCAATTGCACGCTACCTATGGCGATGCCACCACCGACGTTCGCGCCACGCGGCGCCTTATCGGGCTTTTGCGCGACACGCTCTCCAGCGCAGCGCGCCGGACTCGGGATGTCGAGGCGACACACCTTCTACGCCTGCGTCCCGGCAGCATCCCGGAACGCATCGCCGAAAGCGTCACGCCGACGCTCGAGGCGTATCGCGAGGCCATCGATCCACACGGATTTCACAGCGAAGCTGAATTGCTCGAGCTTTATCGGGCGGAGTATTCGCAGGAAAACTTCCCGCTTGACCGGCGGGCGTCGCGCAACGCACGGCTGCGGCGCCGGCAGGCTGACGCGCTCGCCCGGATGGAAAGCAGTCTGGTGCAAGCTCCGCAGCCCAGTCATCCTGTATCGAGCTGGCTCGAACCCGCGATCGCCGACCGGTTGCAACGCGCACATATATATACGCTGGCTGATTTGCTGGGGTTTATCGAACGCCGGGGTCATCGCTGGCATACCGGCGTCGAGCGAGTCGGCCCCAAGGCGGCGCAGCGCATTACGGACTGGCTTTCGCTTCACACGGATTCGCTACGTCATACCCTTTCAAAGCGCGCCGTCACGCCCCGTCGACGCTTGCCCGGCAATGATCCGGCGCTTGCTAGGCCTCGCGTAACCGGCATCGTCCCGCTCGAAGCGCTTGAAGTCCCGCACGAACTGGACGGCTCGGCGGGCATTAATCGCGCTGACCAGACTCCCTCGGATGCCGGATTCCTCACCGATCTGCAGGCAATCGACGCGTGGCTCACAAGCGTTCAGCGCAGTGTGCACACGGTCCGAGCGTACCGGCGCGAAGCTGAACGGCTGCTTCTCTGGGCAATTCACACGAAAGAGAAGGCGCTCTCTTCACTCGATAGCCCCGATTGCGCGGAGTATATCGAGAGCTTTTTGACCGATCCACAGCCTGCCGCCCAATGGGTCGGCGGCGGGAAAATCGAGCGGACGCACCCTGATTGGCGCCCGTTTATTGGCGGCCTTTCGGAGCGCAGCCGCGAAACAGCTCGGGCGATTCTGCACGCAATGTGCGAATGGCTCGTGAATCAACGCTATCTGGCAAGCAATCCGTTCGTGTGCTGCGCACCGGTTACGACCGGGCCGCGGATCGACGTCGCCGGACGGTCTCTAAGCCACAGCCAGTGGCGCGCCATAGTCCAGGCGAGCACGCGCGTCCTGTATTCAGGCCAGGAATTGCGGGATTTTTTGGCCTTGAGCCTGGCTTACTCAACAGGATTGCGACGCGCGGAGCTGGCCGGCGCCAGCACCGGCCAGCTCACGCAGGCCACGTCACTTGAACCGGGCGGCGACCGTTGGCATCTGGTAATCATCGGAACACGCCGTTCGGATCGCCGGATCCCAATCCCGGATTCCGTCATGGCCTTGCTGATCGCCAGCCTGCAGGCTCGTGGTCTGCCAGGAAATCCGGCGAAATGTGCATCGGACACGCCGCTGCTCGCGAACTCCCGCACTGGACGCGCTCTTACGCCTGACGGAATCGGACAGATTTTTCGCCGTCTGCTTCTGGGGCCGAAGCCGGGAATGGCGCACGCTCTCCTATCTGCAGATGCGAAGTCTCGCAATCCAAGTACACACTGGATCCGGCATACTCACTCACATCATGCGCTCGAACGAGGCGCGGATTGCCGGGAGATTCAAGCCCGCCTTGGCCATGCGCACCTCTCGACCACGCGGCTTTATCTCAGGGCCGCAGCCGTTGGAGCGAATCAAAGCCGGTAA
- a CDS encoding SDR family oxidoreductase, whose protein sequence is MIAVTGATGQLGRLVIEALLKTVPPAQIVAAVRSTEKAADLAARGVQVRRADYNESATLDDAFTGVKKLLLISSNELGKRGTQHRAAIDAARRAGVELIAYTSLLHADTSPLGLAGEHRETEAALRESMVPFAVLRNGWYTENYTGSLAPALEHGAILGDSGDGRISSAARVDYAEAAAVVLTSDAQSSGIYELAGDTAYTLAEFAAEVAKQSGKPVAYRDMSEAEYKAALIGVGLPEPVAALISDSGTGAAKGALFDDSRQLSKLIGRPTTPLASVIAAALAK, encoded by the coding sequence ATGATCGCTGTCACCGGAGCTACCGGCCAACTCGGCCGTCTCGTTATCGAAGCATTGCTGAAAACCGTGCCTCCAGCGCAGATCGTCGCTGCAGTCCGCAGTACGGAAAAGGCCGCCGATCTTGCGGCTCGCGGGGTCCAGGTCAGGCGCGCGGATTACAACGAGTCCGCCACGCTCGACGACGCTTTCACCGGCGTGAAAAAGTTGCTGCTGATTTCATCGAATGAGCTAGGCAAGCGCGGCACTCAGCATCGTGCGGCTATTGATGCAGCGCGCCGTGCCGGTGTCGAACTGATCGCGTACACCAGCTTGCTTCACGCCGATACTTCGCCGCTCGGTCTCGCCGGCGAACATCGTGAAACCGAAGCGGCGTTGCGCGAATCGATGGTGCCGTTTGCCGTGCTGCGTAACGGCTGGTACACGGAAAACTACACGGGCAGCCTGGCGCCGGCGCTCGAACACGGCGCGATTCTCGGTGATTCGGGCGATGGCCGGATTTCATCGGCGGCGCGTGTTGACTATGCCGAGGCGGCTGCCGTGGTACTGACCAGCGATGCGCAATCAAGCGGCATCTACGAATTAGCCGGCGACACGGCTTATACCCTTGCCGAATTCGCGGCAGAAGTAGCAAAGCAGTCGGGCAAGCCCGTGGCCTATCGCGACATGTCCGAGGCCGAGTACAAGGCGGCGTTGATCGGCGTCGGTTTGCCCGAGCCCGTTGCCGCGCTGATCTCCGACTCCGGGACAGGCGCCGCGAAAGGCGCCCTCTTCGATGACAGCCGCCAATTGAGCAAACTCATCGGCCGTCCGACAACACCGCTGGCTTCGGTCATTGCGGCGGCGCTGGCGAAGTAA
- a CDS encoding ParB/RepB/Spo0J family partition protein produces the protein MSTAAKQKAKAAGIRLDDDSMDTPSEPLAPRTAPGQLIGLQGRVHSQQAEIEKLKRALEQRAPGKLPLEKLHEIPGRRRRLTSAEYAELRANLTAYPLAQPITVRERPDGEYDIVAGHNRAAVYRELGRTEIDGIVLDIDDSMVEYAAFFSNLLSPTLSDFEKFWGFKSLQESTGITKEELAKAAGISDSHVGRIMKFDLLPNESKDLLATCPERLGSNAAEQMAKAVAEGREDKVKAAIERLVSDNTFTQAQAVAATKADRAPRDRHEPMVIRRGARKVCQISARNGVVGVSFSGSAADEADQWAEKIRVFIEAELGKQ, from the coding sequence ATGTCTACAGCAGCGAAACAAAAGGCAAAGGCCGCAGGCATCCGTCTCGACGACGACAGCATGGATACACCTTCAGAACCTCTTGCTCCGCGCACTGCGCCGGGACAACTGATCGGGCTGCAAGGTCGCGTGCACAGCCAGCAAGCCGAAATCGAAAAACTGAAACGGGCGCTCGAGCAGCGCGCGCCGGGCAAGCTTCCGCTCGAAAAGCTTCATGAAATCCCAGGTCGCCGACGCCGCCTGACAAGCGCGGAATACGCCGAGCTCAGAGCCAACTTGACGGCGTACCCGCTCGCCCAGCCGATCACGGTTCGTGAGCGGCCGGACGGCGAATACGACATCGTGGCCGGGCATAACCGCGCTGCGGTTTATCGTGAGCTGGGCCGAACGGAAATCGACGGCATCGTGCTCGACATCGACGATTCGATGGTCGAGTACGCCGCATTCTTCTCCAACCTTCTTTCGCCCACGCTATCGGACTTCGAGAAATTCTGGGGCTTTAAATCGCTCCAGGAATCCACCGGAATCACGAAAGAGGAACTGGCGAAAGCAGCGGGCATTAGCGATTCGCACGTCGGCCGGATCATGAAGTTCGACCTCCTGCCCAACGAAAGCAAGGATTTGCTGGCGACTTGCCCGGAGCGCCTGGGTAGCAACGCTGCGGAACAAATGGCCAAGGCGGTTGCAGAGGGTCGCGAAGACAAGGTGAAAGCGGCAATCGAGCGGTTAGTTAGCGACAACACTTTCACGCAAGCACAGGCAGTTGCCGCAACGAAAGCGGATCGCGCCCCTCGCGATCGTCATGAACCCATGGTGATTCGACGCGGCGCCAGGAAGGTTTGCCAAATTTCCGCCCGCAACGGCGTTGTTGGCGTGTCCTTTTCTGGAAGCGCTGCAGATGAAGCCGATCAATGGGCAGAAAAGATTCGAGTGTTTATTGAAGCAGAACTCGGAAAGCAGTGA
- a CDS encoding ParA family protein, with the protein MDINLSTPPIEVTPDDLVNLAARSAKMLERIRTQMLQPFPRKVAPVFPSGKLQELCGIDKARFSYLIKKGELPQGTQEKPGAARQFTLAETIEWVRAERKPRQRPEGKKGKVIAIGNFKGGVTKTTTSMVLAQGLSLRHGRRVLHIDMDPQGSATTLYGINPHAEINGDQTILPLIEAYVSGESFSMKGLPMQTYWENLDLIPSSTDLFNAEFMLPARVHASPSAKFWNVLNDGLEELKDEYDYIIIDTAPTLSYLTINALFAADGVIVPVMPDTLSFASMVQFWSLFSDMVSGMKQFGESADEAKVFDFIDILVTRMPNKANASIVRDWVITTYGERVLPVEIPETDLARTTTNDFSTVYDFPNYDGNAATLRRIRVPYDQVVDLIDSKVCYLWDKE; encoded by the coding sequence ATGGATATCAACCTTTCGACGCCGCCTATAGAGGTGACGCCGGATGATCTCGTCAATTTAGCGGCCCGTTCCGCGAAAATGCTCGAGCGAATTCGCACGCAGATGCTTCAACCTTTTCCGCGGAAGGTTGCCCCGGTGTTTCCGAGCGGCAAGCTTCAGGAACTGTGCGGTATAGATAAAGCCCGCTTCTCCTATCTGATCAAGAAAGGTGAGCTTCCGCAAGGGACGCAAGAAAAGCCGGGCGCTGCACGGCAGTTCACGTTGGCCGAGACCATTGAATGGGTGCGGGCTGAACGCAAGCCAAGGCAACGTCCGGAGGGCAAAAAAGGCAAGGTTATCGCCATTGGCAATTTCAAGGGCGGTGTAACCAAGACCACGACATCCATGGTGCTTGCGCAGGGCCTGTCGTTACGGCACGGCCGTCGCGTGTTGCATATAGACATGGACCCGCAGGGCAGTGCGACCACGCTGTATGGAATCAATCCACACGCTGAGATCAATGGCGACCAGACCATTCTGCCCTTGATCGAAGCTTATGTGAGCGGCGAGAGCTTCAGCATGAAGGGCCTTCCAATGCAAACGTATTGGGAAAATCTCGACCTCATTCCGTCCTCCACTGACCTGTTCAATGCTGAATTCATGCTGCCGGCGCGCGTCCATGCGTCGCCCAGCGCCAAATTTTGGAACGTATTGAATGACGGTCTGGAAGAACTCAAGGATGAATACGACTACATCATCATCGATACTGCGCCGACGCTGAGCTATCTCACCATCAATGCGCTGTTTGCCGCTGATGGCGTGATCGTTCCGGTGATGCCAGACACGCTTTCGTTTGCATCGATGGTCCAGTTCTGGTCGCTTTTCTCCGACATGGTTTCCGGAATGAAGCAGTTCGGAGAGTCGGCCGACGAAGCCAAGGTGTTCGATTTCATCGACATCCTCGTGACTCGCATGCCCAACAAGGCTAACGCCTCGATCGTGCGTGACTGGGTTATCACCACGTACGGTGAGCGCGTCCTGCCGGTAGAGATTCCGGAAACGGACCTTGCACGCACGACCACGAACGACTTCTCCACTGTCTACGACTTCCCCAATTACGACGGCAACGCGGCGACGCTACGGCGCATTCGCGTGCCCTACGACCAGGTTGTGGATTTGATCGACAGCAAGGTTTGTTACCTCTGGGACAAGGAGTAA
- a CDS encoding winged helix-turn-helix transcriptional regulator — protein MNSNIEMTADAVPLSELVRRGELLSADCPSREVLKHVTSRWGVLVLMVLLDEQMCRFSDLRRKVDGVSEKMLAQTLQWLAADGFVVRTSYDVVPPHVDYRLTPLGEEVARQVSSLADWIEINLARIMGARASSQGAGESI, from the coding sequence ATGAATTCCAACATTGAAATGACAGCGGACGCAGTGCCTCTGTCCGAGCTGGTTCGCCGGGGCGAGTTGCTTTCGGCGGATTGCCCGTCGCGCGAGGTGCTCAAGCATGTGACCAGCCGATGGGGCGTGCTTGTGCTCATGGTGTTGCTGGATGAACAAATGTGTCGTTTCAGCGATTTGCGCCGCAAAGTCGACGGTGTGAGCGAAAAGATGCTCGCGCAGACGTTGCAGTGGCTGGCTGCGGATGGATTTGTCGTGCGGACTTCGTACGACGTGGTGCCGCCACACGTTGACTATCGGCTGACGCCGCTCGGCGAAGAGGTCGCACGGCAAGTGAGTTCGTTGGCTGACTGGATCGAGATCAACCTCGCGCGAATCATGGGCGCGCGAGCGTCGTCCCAAGGCGCTGGCGAGTCGATATAG
- a CDS encoding citryl-CoA lyase, producing MTQDFDAATLAADYWSTSIIDIHPGSINVRGFPIQELIGSISFPQMIWLMLRGELPDENQARLFEAALVASVDHGPHAPSIAISRMATSCGLPLNGAMASAINALDDVHGGAGQQAVELYDSIVALETAGATLNDAVAQGVDAFISERGKYLPGFGHRFHPVDPRAVRLLALVDASVEQGVISGKYALVARGIEALLKARKNKPVPMNIDGATAVIYAELGFAPELARGVFCLSRAVGILSHAWEQRGRKERNKGPMPRQMAYKYTGKPERHLA from the coding sequence ATGACGCAAGATTTTGATGCTGCCACGCTTGCCGCGGATTACTGGAGCACATCGATCATCGATATCCATCCGGGTTCGATCAACGTGCGCGGCTTTCCAATCCAGGAACTGATTGGATCGATCAGTTTTCCGCAGATGATCTGGCTGATGCTGCGCGGCGAATTGCCCGATGAGAATCAGGCGAGGCTGTTCGAAGCGGCGCTGGTCGCGTCTGTCGATCACGGGCCGCACGCCCCTTCGATCGCGATATCGCGCATGGCCACGAGTTGCGGTTTGCCGCTTAACGGCGCGATGGCTTCGGCCATCAATGCACTCGACGACGTCCACGGCGGCGCCGGCCAGCAAGCGGTCGAGTTGTACGACTCGATCGTCGCTTTGGAAACCGCGGGCGCCACGTTGAACGATGCCGTCGCGCAAGGCGTCGATGCGTTTATCAGCGAACGCGGCAAATATCTGCCGGGCTTCGGACACAGGTTTCATCCCGTGGATCCACGCGCGGTCAGGCTGCTCGCGCTAGTCGATGCCAGCGTCGAACAAGGCGTGATCAGCGGAAAATATGCATTGGTGGCACGGGGTATCGAAGCGTTGTTGAAGGCGCGCAAGAACAAGCCGGTGCCGATGAACATCGACGGCGCGACTGCCGTGATTTATGCCGAGCTGGGTTTTGCGCCCGAACTTGCGCGCGGCGTGTTTTGTTTATCGCGGGCGGTCGGGATCTTGTCGCACGCGTGGGAGCAGCGCGGCCGCAAGGAACGCAACAAAGGTCCGATGCCGCGGCAAATGGCGTACAAGTACACGGGCAAGCCCGAGCGTCATTTGGCGTGA
- a CDS encoding CaiB/BaiF CoA transferase family protein: MTLPLAGVRVLDLSNVLAGPFCAYQLALLGAEVIKVEHPEGGDLARRLGADKEASARDMGASFVAVNAGKQSITLNLKDARGKEILRSLVKTADVLVENFRPGVMTRLELGYEALSEINPKLVYCAISGFGKDGELSKRPAYDQIIQGISGVMSVTGDSESAPLRVGYPVSDTVGGLTAAFGICAALVDARANGRGRMLDVSMLEATLSTMGWVVSNYLNAGVTPSPMGNENFTAAPSGTFRTGDGLLNIAANETKQFVSLCRLIGRPELADDPRFSERNARKINRAALKLEIETALASDSAVNWDAKFIEAGVPAGRVMSVPEILAHPHMVSREFVHEFNGDDAATRQRVTRAGFRFADADTAPTSPAPELSANTCDHLSTLGFDAAEIDQLRAEGVI; this comes from the coding sequence ATGACGCTTCCGTTAGCTGGAGTGCGGGTGCTGGATTTATCGAATGTGCTGGCCGGGCCGTTTTGCGCCTATCAACTCGCGCTGCTTGGCGCCGAGGTCATCAAGGTCGAACATCCCGAAGGGGGCGATCTGGCGCGCAGGCTCGGCGCCGATAAAGAAGCATCGGCGCGTGACATGGGGGCATCGTTTGTTGCTGTGAATGCAGGCAAGCAATCGATCACGCTGAATCTGAAAGACGCACGCGGCAAGGAAATTCTTCGTTCGCTCGTCAAGACCGCGGACGTGCTGGTCGAGAATTTCCGGCCAGGCGTGATGACGCGGCTTGAACTCGGCTACGAAGCGCTCAGCGAGATCAATCCGAAACTTGTCTATTGCGCTATCTCCGGATTCGGTAAGGATGGCGAACTATCGAAACGCCCCGCTTACGACCAGATCATTCAAGGCATTTCGGGCGTGATGAGCGTCACCGGCGATTCCGAGAGCGCGCCGCTGCGCGTGGGTTATCCGGTGTCCGATACGGTTGGCGGACTCACCGCCGCGTTCGGCATTTGCGCCGCGCTGGTCGATGCACGCGCCAACGGCCGCGGCCGGATGCTGGATGTATCGATGCTCGAAGCCACGCTTTCGACCATGGGCTGGGTGGTATCGAATTATCTGAACGCGGGCGTCACGCCTTCGCCCATGGGCAACGAGAACTTCACGGCCGCGCCTTCGGGCACGTTCAGGACGGGCGACGGTTTGCTCAATATCGCCGCAAACGAAACCAAGCAGTTCGTGAGTTTGTGCCGCTTGATCGGCCGCCCGGAACTGGCCGATGACCCGCGTTTTTCCGAGCGCAACGCACGCAAGATCAATCGGGCGGCGTTGAAGCTGGAGATAGAAACCGCGTTGGCGTCGGACAGCGCAGTGAACTGGGACGCGAAATTCATCGAAGCCGGCGTGCCCGCCGGGCGAGTGATGTCGGTGCCGGAAATCCTCGCGCATCCGCATATGGTCTCGCGCGAGTTCGTGCATGAATTCAATGGCGATGACGCCGCAACCCGCCAACGCGTGACTCGCGCGGGGTTTCGTTTCGCCGATGCCGACACCGCGCCGACATCGCCCGCGCCCGAGCTGTCCGCGAACACGTGTGACCATCTTTCCACGCTCGGTTTCGATGCGGCGGAAATCGATCAACTACGCGCCGAAGGAGTGATCTGA